One window of Fusobacterium polymorphum genomic DNA carries:
- a CDS encoding efflux RND transporter periplasmic adaptor subunit, translating into MKKILTIFLVASLLLVACGKDKEEEKKDTKQEVVATEEQQAVKTVEVAAVTKREMSKLFESSAVWEPLAKVDFSTDKGATVEKIYKKNGEYVKKGEVIVKLSDAQTEADFLQAKANYQSATSNYNIARNNYQKFKTLYDKQLISYLEFSNYEATFTSAQGNLEVAKAAYMNAQNSYSKLVARAEISGVVGNLFIKEGNDIAAKEVLFTILNDKQMQSYVGITPEAISKVKIGDEINVRIDALAKEYKAKITELNPIADSTTKNFKVKLALDNPDGEIKDGMFGNVIIPVGESSVLSIEDEAIVTRDLVNYVFKYEDGKAKQVEVTVGATNLPYTEISSPEIKEGDKIIVKGLFGLQNNDKVEIKNEVK; encoded by the coding sequence ATGAAAAAAATACTAACAATATTTCTTGTAGCTAGTTTATTATTAGTTGCTTGTGGAAAAGATAAAGAAGAAGAAAAAAAAGATACTAAACAAGAAGTTGTAGCAACAGAAGAACAACAAGCAGTAAAAACTGTTGAAGTTGCAGCTGTAACAAAAAGAGAAATGTCTAAACTTTTTGAATCAAGTGCTGTTTGGGAACCATTAGCGAAAGTTGACTTTTCAACAGATAAAGGAGCAACAGTAGAAAAAATTTACAAAAAAAATGGTGAGTATGTAAAAAAAGGTGAAGTGATTGTAAAATTATCAGATGCTCAAACGGAAGCTGACTTTTTACAAGCTAAGGCAAATTATCAATCTGCAACTTCAAATTATAATATAGCAAGAAATAATTATCAAAAATTTAAAACACTTTATGATAAACAATTAATTTCTTATTTAGAATTTTCTAACTATGAAGCAACATTTACAAGTGCACAAGGAAATTTAGAAGTTGCTAAAGCTGCATATATGAATGCTCAAAATAGTTACTCAAAACTTGTTGCAAGAGCTGAAATAAGTGGAGTTGTTGGTAATTTATTTATAAAAGAGGGAAATGATATCGCAGCAAAAGAAGTTTTATTTACAATTTTAAATGATAAACAAATGCAATCTTATGTAGGTATCACTCCTGAAGCAATTTCTAAGGTGAAAATTGGTGATGAAATTAATGTAAGAATTGATGCTTTAGCTAAAGAATACAAAGCGAAAATTACTGAATTAAACCCTATTGCAGATAGTACAACAAAAAACTTTAAAGTAAAGTTAGCTCTTGATAATCCTGATGGTGAAATTAAAGATGGTATGTTTGGAAATGTTATTATTCCAGTTGGAGAATCTTCTGTTTTAAGTATAGAGGATGAAGCAATAGTTACAAGAGATTTAGTAAACTATGTATTTAAGTATGAAGATGGAAAAGCAAAACAAGTTGAAGTAACAGTGGGAGCAACAAACCTACCATATACAGAAATTTCATCTCCTGAAATAAAAGAAGGTGACAAAATAATTGTTAAAGGCCTATTTGGTCTTCAAAATAACGATAAAGTTGAAATTAAAAATGAGGTGAAATAA
- a CDS encoding TolC family protein has protein sequence MKKILTVFLLMTNIVLARDLTLDQAIDLSLNNSKEMKISEKNLDISKLNVSKAFKNALPSVTYTGAYTVGEHERQILTQSERNYVSKKRGYTQNLKLTQPLFTGGVVTAGIKGAKAYENIASYSFLQSKIKNRLDTIKIFSDIINAQRNLEALKYSEGVLLKRYQKQEEQLKLRLITKPDILQTEYSIEDIRAQMINVKNVVDTNMEKLYIRTGISKSEPLNLVPFDIPNNFSEKINLDSDLKQAINESLSAKVAEEQVKVASATRMAAVGDLLPQVSAFASYGTGERTTFERSYRDGEWTGGVQVSWKVFSFGSDLDNYRVAKLQEEQEELRETSTKENIEIDVRSAYLNVLSLEKQIASQAKALEAAKVNFELNQEKYDAGLISTVDYLDFENTYRQARIAYNKVLLDYYYAFETYRSLLI, from the coding sequence ATGAAAAAAATATTAACAGTTTTTCTTTTAATGACAAATATTGTCTTAGCTAGAGATTTAACTTTGGATCAAGCAATAGATTTATCATTAAATAACAGTAAAGAAATGAAAATATCTGAGAAAAATTTAGATATTTCAAAATTAAATGTAAGTAAGGCTTTCAAAAATGCTTTACCTTCTGTAACATATACAGGTGCTTACACAGTTGGAGAGCATGAAAGACAAATATTAACTCAAAGTGAAAGAAACTATGTTAGCAAAAAAAGAGGGTACACACAAAACTTAAAATTAACTCAACCTCTTTTTACTGGTGGAGTTGTAACAGCAGGTATAAAAGGTGCAAAAGCTTATGAAAATATAGCAAGTTACTCATTTTTACAAAGTAAAATTAAAAATAGACTAGATACAATAAAAATATTTTCTGATATTATAAATGCTCAAAGAAATTTAGAGGCTTTAAAATATTCAGAAGGAGTTTTATTAAAAAGATACCAAAAACAAGAGGAACAATTAAAATTGAGACTTATAACTAAACCTGATATTCTTCAAACAGAATACTCAATAGAAGATATAAGAGCTCAAATGATAAATGTAAAAAATGTTGTAGATACTAATATGGAAAAATTATATATAAGAACAGGAATTAGTAAATCTGAACCTTTAAATTTAGTTCCTTTTGATATTCCTAATAACTTTTCTGAAAAAATAAACTTAGATAGTGACTTAAAACAAGCTATAAATGAAAGTTTATCAGCTAAAGTTGCTGAAGAACAAGTAAAAGTTGCCTCAGCAACTAGAATGGCAGCTGTTGGAGATTTACTACCTCAAGTAAGTGCTTTTGCTTCTTATGGAACTGGTGAAAGAACAACATTTGAAAGAAGTTATAGAGATGGAGAATGGACAGGTGGAGTTCAAGTATCTTGGAAAGTTTTTTCTTTTGGTAGTGATTTAGATAATTACAGAGTTGCAAAACTTCAAGAAGAACAAGAAGAATTAAGAGAGACTTCTACAAAAGAAAATATTGAGATAGATGTGAGAAGTGCTTATCTTAATGTATTAAGTTTAGAAAAACAAATAGCTTCTCAAGCAAAAGCTTTGGAGGCGGCAAAAGTTAATTTTGAACTTAACCAAGAAAAATATGATGCTGGACTTATCTCAACAGTTGATTATTTAGATTTTGAAAATACATATAGACAAGCTAGAATAGCATATAATAAAGTTTTACTTGATTATTACTATGCTTTTGAAACATATAGATCTTTGTTAATATAA
- a CDS encoding TetR/AcrR family transcriptional regulator: MNSDIDKKNLILEKAKDMIITESYSSLSISKLTSELNISKGSFYTYFPSKDKMLSEILDEYIKNITIFKNNLLENSKNIDECLDYYINSLLNLTDDELKLELVITNLKRNYEVFNEENFKKLKIIACSMIDLIKEVLNKYKKDIRIEEKDIEKCSKMIFSIAEVFLIMENVDFNSDRFTFKTLDEVKKMYRSDDIKDHLEFIKKSIKKIIY; this comes from the coding sequence ATGAATTCTGATATAGATAAAAAAAATTTAATCCTAGAAAAAGCAAAAGATATGATAATAACAGAAAGTTATAGTAGTTTATCAATAAGTAAATTAACATCAGAACTAAATATATCTAAAGGAAGTTTCTACACTTATTTTCCTTCAAAGGATAAAATGTTAAGTGAAATTTTAGATGAATATATTAAAAATATTACAATTTTTAAAAATAATTTATTAGAAAATTCAAAAAATATAGATGAGTGCTTGGATTACTATATAAATTCTCTATTAAATTTAACTGATGATGAATTAAAATTAGAACTAGTGATAACAAATTTAAAAAGAAACTATGAAGTTTTTAATGAAGAAAATTTTAAAAAATTAAAGATAATTGCTTGCTCTATGATAGATTTAATAAAAGAAGTTTTAAATAAATATAAGAAAGATATTAGAATAGAAGAAAAAGATATAGAGAAATGCTCTAAAATGATATTTAGTATTGCTGAAGTATTTCTTATAATGGAAAATGTTGATTTTAATAGTGATAGATTTACATTTAAGACATTGGATGAAGTAAAAAAAATGTATAGAAGTGATGATATAAAAGATCATCTTGAGTTTATAAAAAAGAGTATAAAAAAAATTATATATTAA